The following coding sequences lie in one bacterium genomic window:
- a CDS encoding type II toxin-antitoxin system HicA family toxin → MPRLPRVSGRKVARALERSGFTLVRAQGDHGYYTHLATRRNAVVPLTNQVLPVGTIANILRQAGLTADEFRQLL, encoded by the coding sequence ATGCCTAGGCTGCCGCGCGTCTCGGGGAGGAAAGTGGCGCGGGCTCTGGAACGAAGCGGCTTCACTCTGGTGCGCGCCCAGGGCGACCACGGGTACTACACCCACCTCGCTACACGCCGCAACGCTGTCGTGCCCCTGACCAACCAGGTGCTGCCTGTGGGCACCATCGCCAACATCCTCCGCCAGGCTGGCCTCACCGCGGATGAGTTCCGGCAACTGCTATGA
- a CDS encoding type II toxin-antitoxin system HicB family antitoxin, translated as MPSTYTVVLREEPEGGYTVLVPALPEIVSYGQNLDEARRMASDAIQLTVEVRRERGEPTEETEPVIVPRDEYTADLRIYRLAVDLPEALPAHA; from the coding sequence ATGCCGTCCACGTACACGGTTGTCCTGCGCGAGGAGCCGGAAGGGGGGTATACGGTCCTTGTGCCGGCCCTGCCCGAGATCGTCAGCTACGGTCAGAACCTGGATGAGGCGCGGCGCATGGCCTCCGACGCGATCCAGTTGACCGTGGAAGTACGGCGCGAACGGGGCGAGCCAACCGAGGAGACCGAGCCCGTCATCGTGCCCCGCGACGAGTACACAGCCGATCTGCGCATCTACCGACTGGCCGTTGACCTCCCCGAGGCGCTCCCCGCCCATGCCTAG
- a CDS encoding DUF2993 domain-containing protein yields the protein MMRSVLLPCVPVLLALLAVGTVAWGKDADETELDYGAMLRALRPTMTFEVTEANMNAYLKTRPAGLNIPAGFEEPRVALTEGIFEVSARKSLLFIATRVRVGLAPEAVRGRLHLKVVRVSAGPIPLPSDFHMGVAGAIEESVNAILERNEMQLIAVAVEGDALRVSAKAMPPTPPPAELEAAQQATRRPCPEPAAGGTMNR from the coding sequence ATGATGCGAAGTGTGCTGCTGCCGTGTGTGCCTGTGCTGCTGGCCCTGCTGGCCGTGGGGACGGTGGCCTGGGGCAAGGACGCTGACGAGACGGAGCTCGACTATGGCGCGATGCTGCGGGCGCTGCGCCCCACGATGACCTTTGAGGTCACCGAGGCCAACATGAACGCGTACCTCAAGACCCGGCCCGCGGGGCTGAACATCCCTGCGGGCTTTGAGGAGCCGCGCGTGGCGCTCACCGAGGGCATCTTCGAGGTCAGCGCCCGCAAGAGCCTGCTGTTCATCGCGACGCGGGTGCGTGTCGGCCTGGCGCCGGAGGCCGTGCGGGGGCGGCTGCACCTCAAGGTCGTCCGCGTCAGCGCCGGGCCCATCCCCCTGCCGTCGGACTTCCACATGGGCGTGGCCGGCGCCATCGAGGAGTCCGTCAACGCCATTCTGGAGCGCAACGAGATGCAACTGATCGCCGTGGCTGTTGAGGGCGACGCGCTCCGCGTGTCAGCCAAGGCGATGCCACCGACGCCCCCGCCGGCCGAACTGGAGGCAGCACAGCAGGCAACGCGCCGGCCTTGCCCAGAGCCGGCAGCGGGAGGTACAATGAACCGGTGA